The window ACCGCTACGCATGGTCGTTCGGCCTCGGATGGGGACTTTACGGACGCGAGCGGGCCGGGTTCCGGGCGGGGGTGTGGCCGGTCTGCCCTTTCCCGCAGCCGGTGTAGGAGAAGGCGCTGCCTGCACCGGCGCCGCTGCGCCGTCCCTGGCCATCCTGACCTCCCCGCCCTTTGCCTGCGGAGTGGCCTGGCTGGTCAACGTGCTGCTGGAATTGGGCATCCGCACCACGCATTGGGGCACGGCAAGGGGCGCGGGCGGCGGCAGCCCCTGGCGGGAATGCGGCGACGGCTGGACGCTGGATGAGCCGGCGCTGAGCCTGCTCAAATGGCATCTGCCCATCCTGCACCACGACGGGCCGCTGCGCTTCCGCGACGGCCTGGAGGTGGTGTGGGAGCACCGTCTCGATCTTGCCCGCGAACCGGGTGAGGCCGTCATCCTCTATCTGCGCGACCCGCGCGACGCCATCCATTCGCTGTACCGGCGCGACTACGCCCACGCCCTCGGCTACCACGCCTATCTCGACCGCCCGGACGTCTGGCCCGACCATTTCCCGAACCTGTTCTTTTTGCCGCCGCCCGAGACCTATCTGCTGTTCACCCTGTTCTGGCTGACCGTCGGCGAGACGGTGCCGCTGCTGACCGTCACCTTCGAAGGCATGCGTGCCGATCCGGTCGGGACGGTACGCCGCGTGCTCGCCCAGCTGGGGCAGACGCGGCCGGATGACGGGATCGTCCGCGCGCTGGAACGCTCCAGCTTCCATGCGGCACGCCAGGCCATGCTGCGCACCAGCGCCGAGCAGGGAACGGAGCGCCTGACCGCGACCAAGGGTGAAGTCGGCGAATGGCGGACCACCCATGACGACGCGGCCCTCGCCCGCTTCGCCCGGCCGCTCGCCCGGTTCGAAGCGCTGTTGGCCGACCTGCCGGCCGCCGAGGCAACGTGGCAGGCCGAGGCCATTCCACGCGATCCCTTCGGTTGGCTGGAGGAGGGCGCTCCGGCCAATCTGGCCGCGGTTCTGGACGCGGTGCCGGCGGTGGCCGGCAGGCCGGCGGCGCAGCTCTCCGCCCACGCCGCGGTGGCGGCCGGCTGGTTTACCGCCCAGGCAGCCGGAGGACCGGACTTCACACCGCCGCTGCCGCGGCGCCTGTTCCTGCGCTTCTACGCCTTTCTTCTTGAAGGACTGGACTCCGCCCCCATCGACACCCTGCTCCGTTCCCGCCACATCGACCGCATCCACGGACTTTGCCGGGAGATGGTGGGAGCGATGCCGGAGTGACCGCTTCCGCCGGCCACCGAGCGAACGCCAAAATTAGGAATTATGTCTTGATATACCGGTCAGAAAGCGGATAAAGCTCCTATATTGCGCCATATAGGAAAGGAAGCGGACCACCATGAAGGGATTGCTCCTCGCCACCGACGACATGGGGCGGTGTCTGGACGTGATCGGCGTGTCGGACAGCCGCCACACCCTGGTGATGGCCCCAGGGCAGGGCAAGACGCTGCCGGTGCCGGCCGGCGCCACGATGATGCTGGTCAACGCCACGGCCAATGTCTGGGTTCAGTATGACGGGCCGGCGGCCGTGCCGGTGGTGGACGATCTCGGCGGCGGGGCGCCGGAACTCAATCCGGGGCCGCGTTTCATCAAGGGGATCGCCGCCATCGGCATCAGCGCGGCACAGGCGTGCGAAGTGGGCGTGACGTTCTATCGGGGAGGCAGCCTGTGACCTCACGCTACAGTTTCGCGCCCGTCGGCGCGTCGACCGAGCGGCCGGTCTTCACCGGCACGGTGACTCTGCCGGCCGGCACCGCGGCGGCGCCGGGATTGGTCTTCGCCGGCGACGTCGCCACCGGCTTCTACCACGCCGCGCCCGGAACCGTCGGCCTGGCGGGAGCCTTGCAGGTCGACAGTCATCCAGTCTGGCATGCCGGGAACGATGGCGCCGGATCGGGCTGCGACGCCGACCTGCTCGACGGACAGCAGGGCAGCTATTACCAGCCGGCCGCCCCCAACCTGGGCGCGCTTGCCGGACTGGACACCGCCGTCGGGTTGGTCGAGCAGACCGGCT is drawn from Azospirillum lipoferum 4B and contains these coding sequences:
- a CDS encoding sulfotransferase domain-containing protein — protein: MAWLVNVLLELGIRTTHWGTARGAGGGSPWRECGDGWTLDEPALSLLKWHLPILHHDGPLRFRDGLEVVWEHRLDLAREPGEAVILYLRDPRDAIHSLYRRDYAHALGYHAYLDRPDVWPDHFPNLFFLPPPETYLLFTLFWLTVGETVPLLTVTFEGMRADPVGTVRRVLAQLGQTRPDDGIVRALERSSFHAARQAMLRTSAEQGTERLTATKGEVGEWRTTHDDAALARFARPLARFEALLADLPAAEATWQAEAIPRDPFGWLEEGAPANLAAVLDAVPAVAGRPAAQLSAHAAVAAGWFTAQAAGGPDFTPPLPRRLFLRFYAFLLEGLDSAPIDTLLRSRHIDRIHGLCREMVGAMPE